A stretch of Lactuca sativa cultivar Salinas chromosome 6, Lsat_Salinas_v11, whole genome shotgun sequence DNA encodes these proteins:
- the LOC111914112 gene encoding uncharacterized vacuolar membrane protein YML018C: MGWRYKAGLFMIGAVVIIWVFSAEVTQGIFTDYKQPFAVTYLGASLMVIYLPIAFIKDWIIKLLKKRKNQSPVSLNSPLKFIGGSTVFELEGDKSSLSRKASDHDIAIQEEGNPLVPKTKNDNLPLKHETQVTTREVATYGFYIAPIWFLTEYLSNAALARTSVASTTVLSSTSGLFTLFIGAFLGQDSLNVTKIVAVFVSMAGVAMTTMGKTWAADEVASTSNSNGDRSLVGDLFGLCSAMSYGLFTVLLKKFSGEEGERVDVQKLFGYIGLFTLLALWWLVWPLTALGIEPKFKIPHSAKMDEVVIANGLIGSVLSDYFWALCVVWTTPLVATLGMSLTIPLAMVADMMIHGRHYSAIYILGSAQVFAGFVIANLPDKISKKFGL, from the exons ATGGGGTGGAGATATAAAGCTGGGTTGTTTATGATTGGTGCTGTTGTCATCATATGGGTCTTTTCCGCAGAAGTCACCCAG GGGATTTTCACAGACTATAAACAGCCATTTGCAGTGACATATCTTGGAGCTTCATTGATGGTTATATATCTCCCAATTGCATTCATCAAAGATTGGATAATAAAGTtactcaagaaaagaaaaaatcAATCCCCTGTTTCATTGAACTCCCCTCTTAAATTCATTGGTGGCTCAACAGTATTCGAATTGGAAGGTGACAAATCATCATTAAGTCGAAAAGCTAGTGATCATGATATTGCTATTCAAGAAGAAGGAAACCCTTTAGTCCCTAAAACCAAAAATGATAATCTGCCATTAAAACATGAAACACAAGTCACAACAAGGGAGGTTGCTACCTATGGATTCTATATTGCACCTATTTGGTTTCTCACTGAG TATCTATCAAATGCTGCACTTGCACGTACGAGTGTTGCTAGTACAACAGTGCTGTCATCAACTTCAGGGCTATTCACTCTTTTCATTGGTGCATTTTTGGGTCAAGATTCCTTAAATGTCACAAAAATTGTTGCTGTTTTTGTCAGCATGGCTGGTGTTGCCATGACAACCATGGGAAAAACTTGGGCTGCAGATGAAGTAGCTTCAACTTCCAATTC AAATGGCGATCGCTCTCTCGTTGGCGATCTGTTCGGGCTTTGCTCAGCTATGTCATATGGCCTCTTTACCG TGCTTCTTAAGAAATTTTCTGGGGAGGAAGGAGAGCGTGTTGATGTGCAAAAATTGTTTGGATATATCGGTTTGTTTACACTCCTGGCTCTATGGTGGCTTG TTTGGCCACTTACGGCATTAGGAATTGAACCAAAGTTCAAGATTCCACACTCGGCTAAAATGGATGAAGTGGTTATTGCAAATGGGCTTATTGGGAGTGTTCTTTCCGATTATTTTTG GGCATTATGTGTTGTATGGACGACTCCATTGGTGGCCACCTTGGGAATGTCGCTCACGATCCCGCTTGCCATGGTGGCGGATATGATGATCCATGGCCGACATTATTCCGCCATTTACATTCTTGGTTCAGCTCAG GTATTTGCTGGGTTTGTGATTGCCAATCTTCCAGATAAAATTTCCAAGAAATTCGGATTATAG
- the LOC111914113 gene encoding cysteine--tRNA ligase, chloroplastic/mitochondrial isoform X2: protein MAALQFFKCYKPLFRIQSRKIFITSGSITNKNFQKTSRNIVRLLCSSSTSLGQSTSTKTNAYGEDEKKSKEQQLWLYNTMTKEKELFKPKVDGKVGMYVCGVTAYDLSHIGHARVYVSFDILFRYLRFMGYEVNYVRNFTDVDDKIIARAGELGEDPLSLSRRFCEEFHRDMEYLHCLPPTVEPRVSDHMPQIIDMIKQILDNGRAYRVEGDVYFSVDEFPEYGRLSGRKLEDNRAGERVAVDSRKRNPADFALWKSAKEGEPFWESPWGAGRPGWHIECSAMSATYLGYSFDIHGGGMDLIFPHHENEIAQSCSACHKSNISYWIHNGFVTIDSQKMSKSLGNFFTIRQVIELYHPLALRLFLIGTHYRSPINYSDVQLESASDRAYYIYQTLKDCEEVVGKEEVEEENIRLGADIVECIKSFNDVFVTSMSEDLHSPVVLSAMSDPLKTANDLLHTREETRDTKTITCCYREEYQECSQHSRAHATHLPSGFTGA, encoded by the exons ATGGCTGCTCTCCAGTTCTTCAAGTGTTACAAACCCTTGTTCCGAATTCAATCTCGAAAAATCTTCATCACCAGTGGCAGTATAACTAATAAGAATTTCCAGAAAACCAGTAGGAATATAGTTAGGCTTCTTTGTTCTTCTTCCACATCGCTGGGGCAGTCGACCTCTACGAAAACCAACGCCTATGGTGAGGATGAAAAGAAATCGAAAGAGCAGCAATTGTGGTTGTATAATACGATGACCAAAGAGAAGGAATTGTTTAAACCTAAGGTGGATGGTAAAGTTGGAATGTATGTTTGTGGTGTTACTGCTTATGATCTTAGCCACATTGGTCATGCTAGGGTTTACGTTTCCTTCGATATCCTATTCAG ATACCTACGATTCATGGGGTATGAAGTGAACTATGTTCGAAATTTTACTGATGTTGATGATAAG ATAATTGCTCGAGCAGGTGAATTGGGAGAAGATCCACTTAGTTTAAGCAGACGATTTTGTGAAGAATTTCATAGAGACATGGAATATCTTCATTGCTTGCCTCCTACTGTTGAACCCCGTGTTTCTGATCACATGCCCCAAATCATTGATATGATAAAGCAG ATTCTTGATAATGGACGTGCTTACAGAGTTGAAGGTGATGTATACTTTTCAGTTGATGAGTTTCCTGAATATGGAAGACTTTCTGGAAGGAAGTTGGAAGATAACAGAGCTGGTGAACGTGTGGCAGTTGACTCCAGGAAAAGAAATCCAGCTGATTTTGCTCTATGGAAA TCTGCAAAAGAGGGTGAGCCATTTTGGGAGAGTCCATGGGGAGCAGGAAGACCTGGGTGGCATATTGAGTGTAGTGCAATGAGTGCTACTTATTTAGGTTACTCATTTGATATTCATGGTGGTGGAATGGACCTTATTTTTCctcaccatgaaaatgaaattgcTCAAAGCTGTTCAGCATGTCACAAAAGCAACATTAGTTACTGGATACACAATGGATTTGTCACCATTGATTCACAGAAAATGTCAAAATCTCTTGGTAACTTTTTCACAATTCGCCAG GTTATAGAACTGTATCATCCATTGGCATTGAGACTTTTTCTGATTGGGACCCACTATCGATCCCCTATCAACTACTCTGATGTCCAGCTGGAAAGTGCTTCTGATCGTGCCTATTACATATATCAG ACATTGAAAGATTGTGAAGAGGTTGTAGGGAAAGAAGAGGTTGAGGAAGAGAATATAAGATTAGGAGCAGACATTGTTGAATGCATAAAAAGTTTTAATGATGTTTTTGTTACTTCAATGTCTGAGGATCTTCACTCTCCTGTTGTCCTGTCTGCAATGTCTGACCCTTTGAAAACCGCAAATGATCTTTTACATACTC GGGAAGAAACAAGGGACACGAAAACAATCACTTGCTGCTATAGAGAAGAGTATCAGGAATGTTCTCAACATTCTAGGGCTCATGCCACCCACCTACCATCAG GTTTTACAGGAGCTTAG
- the LOC111914113 gene encoding cysteine--tRNA ligase, chloroplastic/mitochondrial isoform X1, whose protein sequence is MAALQFFKCYKPLFRIQSRKIFITSGSITNKNFQKTSRNIVRLLCSSSTSLGQSTSTKTNAYGEDEKKSKEQQLWLYNTMTKEKELFKPKVDGKVGMYVCGVTAYDLSHIGHARVYVSFDILFRYLRFMGYEVNYVRNFTDVDDKIIARAGELGEDPLSLSRRFCEEFHRDMEYLHCLPPTVEPRVSDHMPQIIDMIKQILDNGRAYRVEGDVYFSVDEFPEYGRLSGRKLEDNRAGERVAVDSRKRNPADFALWKSAKEGEPFWESPWGAGRPGWHIECSAMSATYLGYSFDIHGGGMDLIFPHHENEIAQSCSACHKSNISYWIHNGFVTIDSQKMSKSLGNFFTIRQVIELYHPLALRLFLIGTHYRSPINYSDVQLESASDRAYYIYQTLKDCEEVVGKEEVEEENIRLGADIVECIKSFNDVFVTSMSEDLHSPVVLSAMSDPLKTANDLLHTRKGKKQGTRKQSLAAIEKSIRNVLNILGLMPPTYHQVLQELREKALKRAKITEEEVVEKIHERNAARKNKEYERSDGIRKDLAAIGIALMDSPEGTTWRPAIPLAMQEQYVPES, encoded by the exons ATGGCTGCTCTCCAGTTCTTCAAGTGTTACAAACCCTTGTTCCGAATTCAATCTCGAAAAATCTTCATCACCAGTGGCAGTATAACTAATAAGAATTTCCAGAAAACCAGTAGGAATATAGTTAGGCTTCTTTGTTCTTCTTCCACATCGCTGGGGCAGTCGACCTCTACGAAAACCAACGCCTATGGTGAGGATGAAAAGAAATCGAAAGAGCAGCAATTGTGGTTGTATAATACGATGACCAAAGAGAAGGAATTGTTTAAACCTAAGGTGGATGGTAAAGTTGGAATGTATGTTTGTGGTGTTACTGCTTATGATCTTAGCCACATTGGTCATGCTAGGGTTTACGTTTCCTTCGATATCCTATTCAG ATACCTACGATTCATGGGGTATGAAGTGAACTATGTTCGAAATTTTACTGATGTTGATGATAAG ATAATTGCTCGAGCAGGTGAATTGGGAGAAGATCCACTTAGTTTAAGCAGACGATTTTGTGAAGAATTTCATAGAGACATGGAATATCTTCATTGCTTGCCTCCTACTGTTGAACCCCGTGTTTCTGATCACATGCCCCAAATCATTGATATGATAAAGCAG ATTCTTGATAATGGACGTGCTTACAGAGTTGAAGGTGATGTATACTTTTCAGTTGATGAGTTTCCTGAATATGGAAGACTTTCTGGAAGGAAGTTGGAAGATAACAGAGCTGGTGAACGTGTGGCAGTTGACTCCAGGAAAAGAAATCCAGCTGATTTTGCTCTATGGAAA TCTGCAAAAGAGGGTGAGCCATTTTGGGAGAGTCCATGGGGAGCAGGAAGACCTGGGTGGCATATTGAGTGTAGTGCAATGAGTGCTACTTATTTAGGTTACTCATTTGATATTCATGGTGGTGGAATGGACCTTATTTTTCctcaccatgaaaatgaaattgcTCAAAGCTGTTCAGCATGTCACAAAAGCAACATTAGTTACTGGATACACAATGGATTTGTCACCATTGATTCACAGAAAATGTCAAAATCTCTTGGTAACTTTTTCACAATTCGCCAG GTTATAGAACTGTATCATCCATTGGCATTGAGACTTTTTCTGATTGGGACCCACTATCGATCCCCTATCAACTACTCTGATGTCCAGCTGGAAAGTGCTTCTGATCGTGCCTATTACATATATCAG ACATTGAAAGATTGTGAAGAGGTTGTAGGGAAAGAAGAGGTTGAGGAAGAGAATATAAGATTAGGAGCAGACATTGTTGAATGCATAAAAAGTTTTAATGATGTTTTTGTTACTTCAATGTCTGAGGATCTTCACTCTCCTGTTGTCCTGTCTGCAATGTCTGACCCTTTGAAAACCGCAAATGATCTTTTACATACTCGTAAG GGGAAGAAACAAGGGACACGAAAACAATCACTTGCTGCTATAGAGAAGAGTATCAGGAATGTTCTCAACATTCTAGGGCTCATGCCACCCACCTACCATCAG GTTTTACAGGAGCTTAGGGAAAAGGCGCTGAAGCGTGCAAAAATAACAGAAGAAGAAGTTGTTGAAAAGATCCATGAAAGGAATGCAGCAAGAAAGAACAAAGAGTATGAAAGATCGGATGGAATCAGAAAAGATTTGGCTGCAATCGGAATCGCACTCATGGATAGCCCCGAGGGCACAACCTGGAGACCTGCGATTCCGCTTGCAATGCAAGAACAGTATGTTCCGGAATCATGA
- the LOC111914113 gene encoding cysteine--tRNA ligase, chloroplastic/mitochondrial isoform X3, whose translation MVKLECMFVVLLLMILATLVMLGFTFPSISYSGRYLRFMGYEVNYVRNFTDVDDKIIARAGELGEDPLSLSRRFCEEFHRDMEYLHCLPPTVEPRVSDHMPQIIDMIKQILDNGRAYRVEGDVYFSVDEFPEYGRLSGRKLEDNRAGERVAVDSRKRNPADFALWKSAKEGEPFWESPWGAGRPGWHIECSAMSATYLGYSFDIHGGGMDLIFPHHENEIAQSCSACHKSNISYWIHNGFVTIDSQKMSKSLGNFFTIRQVIELYHPLALRLFLIGTHYRSPINYSDVQLESASDRAYYIYQTLKDCEEVVGKEEVEEENIRLGADIVECIKSFNDVFVTSMSEDLHSPVVLSAMSDPLKTANDLLHTRKGKKQGTRKQSLAAIEKSIRNVLNILGLMPPTYHQVLQELREKALKRAKITEEEVVEKIHERNAARKNKEYERSDGIRKDLAAIGIALMDSPEGTTWRPAIPLAMQEQYVPES comes from the exons ATGGTAAAGTTGGAATGTATGTTTGTGGTGTTACTGCTTATGATCTTAGCCACATTGGTCATGCTAGGGTTTACGTTTCCTTCGATATCCTATTCAG GCAGATACCTACGATTCATGGGGTATGAAGTGAACTATGTTCGAAATTTTACTGATGTTGATGATAAG ATAATTGCTCGAGCAGGTGAATTGGGAGAAGATCCACTTAGTTTAAGCAGACGATTTTGTGAAGAATTTCATAGAGACATGGAATATCTTCATTGCTTGCCTCCTACTGTTGAACCCCGTGTTTCTGATCACATGCCCCAAATCATTGATATGATAAAGCAG ATTCTTGATAATGGACGTGCTTACAGAGTTGAAGGTGATGTATACTTTTCAGTTGATGAGTTTCCTGAATATGGAAGACTTTCTGGAAGGAAGTTGGAAGATAACAGAGCTGGTGAACGTGTGGCAGTTGACTCCAGGAAAAGAAATCCAGCTGATTTTGCTCTATGGAAA TCTGCAAAAGAGGGTGAGCCATTTTGGGAGAGTCCATGGGGAGCAGGAAGACCTGGGTGGCATATTGAGTGTAGTGCAATGAGTGCTACTTATTTAGGTTACTCATTTGATATTCATGGTGGTGGAATGGACCTTATTTTTCctcaccatgaaaatgaaattgcTCAAAGCTGTTCAGCATGTCACAAAAGCAACATTAGTTACTGGATACACAATGGATTTGTCACCATTGATTCACAGAAAATGTCAAAATCTCTTGGTAACTTTTTCACAATTCGCCAG GTTATAGAACTGTATCATCCATTGGCATTGAGACTTTTTCTGATTGGGACCCACTATCGATCCCCTATCAACTACTCTGATGTCCAGCTGGAAAGTGCTTCTGATCGTGCCTATTACATATATCAG ACATTGAAAGATTGTGAAGAGGTTGTAGGGAAAGAAGAGGTTGAGGAAGAGAATATAAGATTAGGAGCAGACATTGTTGAATGCATAAAAAGTTTTAATGATGTTTTTGTTACTTCAATGTCTGAGGATCTTCACTCTCCTGTTGTCCTGTCTGCAATGTCTGACCCTTTGAAAACCGCAAATGATCTTTTACATACTCGTAAG GGGAAGAAACAAGGGACACGAAAACAATCACTTGCTGCTATAGAGAAGAGTATCAGGAATGTTCTCAACATTCTAGGGCTCATGCCACCCACCTACCATCAG GTTTTACAGGAGCTTAGGGAAAAGGCGCTGAAGCGTGCAAAAATAACAGAAGAAGAAGTTGTTGAAAAGATCCATGAAAGGAATGCAGCAAGAAAGAACAAAGAGTATGAAAGATCGGATGGAATCAGAAAAGATTTGGCTGCAATCGGAATCGCACTCATGGATAGCCCCGAGGGCACAACCTGGAGACCTGCGATTCCGCTTGCAATGCAAGAACAGTATGTTCCGGAATCATGA